The following proteins come from a genomic window of Sorghum bicolor cultivar BTx623 chromosome 3, Sorghum_bicolor_NCBIv3, whole genome shotgun sequence:
- the LOC110433666 gene encoding uncharacterized protein LOC110433666 gives MPPRGRGRGRGVPLHPPATIEQLLAVQTQLMEALVNNQQNHPIGGAPPRDKRGEFLKGHPPVFTHATDPLEADDWLRAVEKQLNIAQCDDRQKVLFESGQLQGEAQTWWESFEYGRPPNAPAITWLEFKENFRSYHIPEGLIELKAEEFRNLKQGSMTVPEYRDKFAQLSRYAPSEVANDADKQRLFLKGLYDGLQLQLMSNEYPNYQTLVNRAIVVDNKCKEMDAKRKRMQGQASGRILVHAPTSSKVLSKDVILGMDWMKQQDASVECKGKAVALTTPKGDRICVEVAVQPQPTATVNQLDNNVNQEGLVVDEFPDVFPDDLPGHVVSNGGIAVDPSKVKDVLDWKPPTDVSGIRSFLGLAGYY, from the exons ATGCCGCCAAGAGGTAGAGGACGTGGAAGGGGTGTTCCACTCCACCCACCTGCCACCATCGAGCAGTTACTAGCAGTCCAGACGCAGCTTATGGAAGCCCTGGTGAACAACCAACAGAATCATCCAATCGGAGGAGCACCACCGCGTGATAAGCGGGGTGAATTTTTGAAAGGCCATCCCCCTGTGTTCACACATGCTACTGATCCACTGGAGGCAGATGACTGGCTTCGAGCAGTGGAGAAGCAACTCAACATAGCACAGTGTGATGATAGGCAGAAGGTGTTGTTCGAAtctggacaacttcagggagaagctcagacatggtgggagtcgtttGAGTATGGACGACCTCCCAATGCACCTGCTATCACATGGCTGGAGTTCAAGGAGAACTTTAGGTCCTATCACATACCTGAAGGGTTAATAGAACTGAAGGCTGAGGAGTTCCGGAATTTGAAGCAGGGTTCTATGACAGTTCCAGAGTATAGGGACAAGTTTGCTCAGTTGTCGCGCTATGCTCCCAGTGAGGTGGCTAATGATGCTGATAAACAGCGCCTCTTTTTGAAGGGATTGTATGATGGGCTCCAACTCCAGCTGATGTCCAATGAATACCCCAACTATCAGACGCTTGTGAACCGTGCTATCGTGGTGGATAACAAGTGTAAGGAGATGGATGCTAAAAGGAAGAGGATGCAGGGACAGGCCTCCGGAAGAATACTCGTCCATGCACCAACCAGCAGCAAGGTTCTTAGCAAAG ATGTGATTCTGGGAATGGATTGGATGAAACAACAAGATGCATCAGTTGAGTGTAAAGGAAAGGCAGTTGCACTAACGACACCAAAAGGGGACAGAATCTGTGTGGAAGTTGCAGTTCAGCCACAGCCAACAGCTACAGTAAACCAGCTTGATAACAATGTCAATCAGGAGGGCCTGGTTGTTGATGAGTTCCCAGACGTGTTCCCCGAtgatttgccag gccatgttgtctctaatggaggAATAGCGGTGGATCCAAGCAAGGTGAAGGATGTGCtcgattggaaaccacctacggATGTGAGTGGAATCCGTAGTTTCTTGGGATTGGCTGGTTATTACTGA